The following coding sequences lie in one Desmodus rotundus isolate HL8 chromosome 1, HLdesRot8A.1, whole genome shotgun sequence genomic window:
- the LOC112304692 gene encoding small ribosomal subunit protein eS27-like, with amino-acid sequence MPLAKDLLHPSPEEEKQKHKKKRLVQSPNSYFMDVKCPGCYKITTVFSHAQTVVLCVGCSTVLCQPTGGKARLTEGCSFRRKQH; translated from the coding sequence ATGCCTCTCGCAAAGGATCTCCTTCATCCCTCTCCAGAAGAGGAGAAGCAGAAACACAAGAAGAAGCGCCTGGTGCAGAGCCCCAATTCCTACTTCATGGACGTGAAATGCCCAGGATGCTATAAAATCACCACCGTCTTTAGCCATGCACAAACGGTAGTTTTGTGTGTGGGCTGCTCCACTGTCCTCTGTCAGCCCACGGGAGGAAAAGCAAGGCTGACAGAAGGATGCTCCTTCAGAAGGAAGCAGCACTAA